CAAGATTACGCATGTATTCTGCTACATGAAGACCAAAGATGTGAGCCCTGTAAGTTGTTATTAATGTTACAGATGATTCATCatatgtaaacttatttattgtttgaaagtatgtgtatatttactttaaagtgTCAGTAAAACTGGTTCAAAAAAGCTATATGATACTTTATTTGACAACCAAAAGTCATACACATAATTTTGCTCCTTTAAGGCTGTTCGATTAACAGATATTCTATTTATCGAAGGATGAAAGGAGCCACTTTGctacattttcaaaataatataaaattattttacctgTGTACTTCAGCATTGAATTTTTTAGCTTCTGCATCATAGCCAGGGAATCTCTTGATGGAATGAGGAACATTGAGTCCACCGTCTACTGCACCCTTCATAGCTCCAAACACACGGGCACCAGTGGTAGTACGTGCGAGACCAACATCTAAGTAACATCtaaaaagttaacaaatattgttaaaaaaataaattgaaagagtAAAATTGTAACTAAATAGAATAACACTTTCAGAAAATTACAATTCAACATTTTGCACTTGTCCCTTATGGTATGCTGTCTGTCCGCCCGTAATATATcatcataaaaacaaatgctTATTTGCAACAATTAcacaagaaattattataattatttctatattagaTAATACAGAAAAATAAGTACCTGAATGCACTAGGTCCATTGTCTACAGGTTCAACATTGTATTCATCACCAGTAACTTCTGTAGCTCCAGCATACAAAGAGTCAAGGCCCAGCCTTTGGAGTAAGCGTCTGGCTAACAAAAGACCAGTGCAGTAAGCAGCGGCATAGTTGGTAAGGCCAACCTACAAAATGttctcattaaataataataaaagtaatgtttGATAGTTTAATCTGTACATTTGATTTTATCAGTATTGAACATATATCAACATGGGGATTGCATTTGTACATTGCTTCAGACCGCCCGTTCAaaatcatcataaaaaaatattttttctatggtTAGATAAAATTTCCatcatttgattaattaaatttaataatgaatcaaTAAAAGAACCAaattggcccagtggttagagcatGTGAATCTTAAGCAATGATTGCTGATTCAAACCCAGACCATCACCACTgtacctaatttgtgtttaaaatacataatatcatttaaCATCACAAGAAAACATACATGCGTCGAATGTtttgccacacgtgtattcacTAATCCGCATCAGAGCAGCCTAATGGAATAATCTCCTAACCTTTTCTTCAATTAGAGAGAACGATTTAGTCCAGCAATAGGACATTTACAGATAGTTACtaataaaagaaacataacTTACTTTGATACCATAGTTCGGTAATTCGTGTGAGTAGGCAGCGCAAACAATGTGGTCCCCTTCAATTCTAGAATAGGCAACTTGACATGTCACATCTTTGTTCGAAAGACGGACGATGAGACGATATTTAGGCgtattgtatttattcttaTCCTAAAAGAAAGTATATACATTTAACAAAGTTAATtgataaccaaaaaaaaatgttaattataaataaatggttgATCATACCTGCACGACAAGGCGTTTACGTGCATAGTAATCAGTTTTTCCTTCACGACGCCTCTTGAACTTGACTTGGTAACGCTTAAAGTACTGCTTGTTCTTCACCACTTTCACGAAACCCTAATGAAAACAAAGCTATAGAAATTGTACTAAAAGAAAAATCGTTAAGTTTTAAGTGAGAAAATCAGAGACACTTTATAATCATAGTTATTGCTTCAGAAAATATACTGATACGGCTATACACATAAAACATGGTAAAGCCTATCGAATATATATCTTCGACAATATCAGATGACGCGCATGTGTCGTTTTTTCATCATTTAGGTTATAGTAGTAAACCGTCGTTATTCTAGTTtatccttataaatataatttatttttacctaatCTAAGATTACTTGCaaacctatttataataataagcaataaataGGAGAAAATAGGGCTTTTTAGGACACGACATCTGAAGAACTATCGAGATTTATTTCACTAATCTCagcctaaaatattaaaatatataatgaaataaggaACTCTCTTATAGCACAATAcacttttgattatatttaaatcactaGGCTcaccattttattattttaatcacaatCCGGCAAATAGGTTACGTCCCAAACGGTAACCTACGAAAAAGACTTTTTCTGTGGCATATTCTAAACAGACTATACACTAAGTGGTGTTGgcatagaaaaatatttgttttatgtagaattatttaaataatttttattttaaaataaaatgttctatgaaacaatgaaataaaccttattattaaatataaatttacaggTTCACAATTTAATCACtgttagataaaaaaaagaacaataagtaaattattcttttagcatccgcataattatatattttttgaagtgtacaaaatatttataaaatagaaactattaaattgtttcttaattatatatcaaagatatcatatacaagtaattaaaaatataagttaattattgtaaattgataGGATAGTAAcactattttcttttaattttttctctttttgtcTATGGTTCGTTATGGCTTCCTCCTATTCATATCCTGAATTATTTTTGGCGGGTTTTATATTTACCTTGccgtttttatatgaaaaaagcaATGTTTTTCGATATTACTTgaagtttttcttatattatgtttatgtattaataacatGTACAATATTATTGCCCGTAGTGCTGTTATATCCCCGTGATGTGACGAATCTAATGTAAGATATTGATTATTTTCTGCTGTCTTATTTTACTAAGTGACttgaattattttcttgttttacaGCGTAGCTTCTCGGTTTTGCCGTTATGCTTCTCATATTGTTGGAATAGAGTGGGAGTTGAAGGGTTTGGAACACTGGGATAATGAACAATGTTACATCGTGATTTCTAATCACCAAAGTTCATTAGATATTTTAggtgtgtaatattttataaaaaatattattattattattatatatatatgtatattatttcacTTAACTTATGTAGGTATGTTCGAAATGTGGCCTCGTATGAAGCGATGTACCGTTGTCGCTAAAAGACCATTAATGTTTGCGGGTGCATTTGGATTCGGTGCCTGGCTCTCAGGATTAGTTTTCATTGATCGCCTCAGAACTGCGAAAGCTCGGCAACTTATGAGAGAAGCTACTGAAAGAGTAATAGCAGATAAGGTAAACGATTTtaacttcataaaatattatcgaaaataacattttaaaaataataattaatttttagacaAAGCTGTGGGTCTTTCCCGAAGGAGCGCGCTTTAATAAAGGCAGCATACAGCCTTTCAAAAAAGGAGCGTTTTACCTTGCAATTGATGCTCAAATTCCAATCATGCCTGTTGTTTTTAGCCAGTACTATTTTCTTGATAATGAGACTAAAACTTTTGAACcaggtacataaaatatattaaaaaacatttttttttatttcattatattttttgctaaattTACACTATTTTTTAGGAAAGGTAATTATAACTACTTTGCCACCTATTCCTACAAAGGGAATGACAAGAAATGATTTAGAGGCTCTTTCTGATATGGCTCGTGAACAAATGATCGAAGTCTTCAATGACAGTTCTAAGGATTtagtaaaacaaaagaaaatagccatttaagaaatattaattgtacccttatgatatatatttatatgtatataatttgctCCATATCaaagacatttatataaattagatgtGAGTTTTTGccaaagatattaaaattgttaagtttGCACTAACAATCAATGTAGTCTATTAATTTCTAGTCAAAATGAATATCTTcctgatattttttctttgtaacccatatattttgtaatttttatttctataagaaGACTAGTATTGTAGACAAAAACTTTTATCttagttgttgttataaattgttttgatttggAATGTATCAGTATTCCTtagatatttaagtattattccatgcattttaaataaaacattgactTTAAGACAAttaatgtcaaatttatttGGCCAAGCCATCTTGTTATACTTACATTgctaaattacaattttttattaaatattgtaatattttgtggTTAACATGAAAGTGATAcatcaaatataacaaacaaaaaaaacaataaaacggaATTATTTCCTGATTAGCtggtaatgttaaaaatttaagcAGCATTGTGT
This genomic window from Vanessa tameamea isolate UH-Manoa-2023 chromosome 5, ilVanTame1 primary haplotype, whole genome shotgun sequence contains:
- the Rpl5 gene encoding large ribosomal subunit protein uL18, which produces MGFVKVVKNKQYFKRYQVKFKRRREGKTDYYARKRLVVQDKNKYNTPKYRLIVRLSNKDVTCQVAYSRIEGDHIVCAAYSHELPNYGIKVGLTNYAAAYCTGLLLARRLLQRLGLDSLYAGATEVTGDEYNVEPVDNGPSAFRCYLDVGLARTTTGARVFGAMKGAVDGGLNVPHSIKRFPGYDAEAKKFNAEVHRAHIFGLHVAEYMRNLEQEDEDSYKRQFGKYIKLGVAADAIESLYKSAHAAIRADPSHKKKEAKKDPAKQKRWNKRKLTLAERKNRIKQKKESFIKRLQAEA
- the LOC113392751 gene encoding 1-acyl-sn-glycerol-3-phosphate acyltransferase alpha — translated: MASSYSYPELFLAGFIFTLPFLYEKSNVFRYYLKFFLYYVYVLITCTILLPVVLLYPRDVTNLIVASRFCRYASHIVGIEWELKGLEHWDNEQCYIVISNHQSSLDILGMFEMWPRMKRCTVVAKRPLMFAGAFGFGAWLSGLVFIDRLRTAKARQLMREATERVIADKTKLWVFPEGARFNKGSIQPFKKGAFYLAIDAQIPIMPVVFSQYYFLDNETKTFEPGKVIITTLPPIPTKGMTRNDLEALSDMAREQMIEVFNDSSKDLVKQKKIAI